One stretch of Leishmania infantum JPCM5 genome chromosome 24 DNA includes these proteins:
- a CDS encoding hypothetical predicted Kelch-domain protein encodes MDDIPVECTSSIAAASIGTLGTSPPMIWAAGNSAPRRHGSPSSSCTMAKQQRMLSLPSSRREESYQRSESTTHASSTVVTATATTTSAFTLSSPLCDMGVTQGCRQYISNECKEEKRQYFLQQQCPQRMSWVRICGSGLSAMASFDESAVNSLRASRSLLNVIAASSGSWEDPRDSLASTGHGGGGQSTSGSDSTVPPQDASLSSSGNSVGMDSEVVLQPPARFGHTAVLYKDSQILIFGGKSSEEHYFNDVYQYDASARRWSCLQEECIDEVAAAAVGASEQGSASPSYASAPPASPSFSSPTASPLASMRWVEAAIVAVPLAEAAATDAPSPHYSGSANNSGSEESSATRRCAASAGSRHGSTSRQCNSLSEAGVRRRRRPAGRVGHAAALYQDTMYILSGEQLGRYFDDMWALDIPSLTWNKECGLPFSPRKGHTMHLLPADFTATRARQDMLVVFGGLVKASRVRPRPADPELPTRNQGDTDFACAPTNAVLLYYPMQRRWCQLKTCGEQPSARFYHVSQLVTGTALLLVFGGRSATPAQTGDGTAAATEGAFLNDLHILDVSTGFWRHIRDVTGDIPSPRMCAASVFVNETFGVFAGGGDTYCEDAFEFSLQSRRWRRLKPNNQPACSRPTVTYTKDRLVFFGGFAPRTGVMSCTMELCLSPLSLKSQCLLWWSRCAFEKHIRSCTKSRAAEMEDKVTVAAAMERNGSGWCTGCGGQVTLQCSPAATAHSSPIATPRSWGVSRGFRRPAPLRVPSFDQSGTVSAAAPAWGGGPPAAQSSARGALTLSPTPSYSPSSPAVFSPLAGGPKLTPSWQDAAGSNTNLTGGGTVHASGCGGTATVLCSPASVAPPAQNLFPSRPGTVMGSSCSPSQAGSPATVSAAASTSQAHLWPNMALGSVVCGGGGGSSSNTGSAIAHPRGNAAVAMADADVMTGAADGTRWCSAPSPAVPLSHSMATALFCSAPSPSHTAAPGRSSLPPPVTATAEQPASACFIANCARHLGGYVAASFPRLTRCSSNQAPPPAHAGGPSPAAAVVSSGRRGGSGSWCFSLHMRSPASPLQGRAMRVDATLPGPSPSPQPAYDSSAGVVGYRQSSPFVRRSNSIPNGGGSAFVIPQQQLHTSTQLAESTSSRASSAHSTRSASTMSAAHLPNTYAKHTIQRLEGMTGPYLLQALAARLKRHEAEASTDKRSL; translated from the coding sequence ATGGATGATATCCCTGTTGAATGCACGTCTTCGATTGCGGCAGCGTCCATCGGCACTCTTGGCACCTCGCCGCCCATGATCTGGGCTGCAGGGAACTCTGCGCCGAGAAGACATGGGAGCCCCAGCAGTAGTTGCACCATGGCGAAGCAGCAACGGatgctctccctcccctcctctcgtAGAGAAGAGTCCTACCAGCGATCAGAAAGTACAAcgcacgccagcagcacagtCGTGACGGCAACGGCCACGACCACATCCGCGTTTACTTTGTCCAGCCCCCTCTGCGATATGGGCGTGACGCAGGGGTGCCGACAGTACATCAGCAATGAGTGcaaggaagagaagcgacAGTACTttcttcagcagcagtgccCGCAGCGCATGTCGTGGGTGCGCatctgcggcagcggatTGTCAGCGATGGCGTCGTTCGATGAGTCTGCAGTCAACTCCCTGCGTGCCTCGCGCTCGCTCTTGAATGTGATCGCGGCGTCGAGCGGCAGCTGGGAGGATCCTCGTGACTCACTCGCCTCCACCGGacatggcggcggtggtcaGAGCACCAGTGGCAGTGACAGCACCGTCCCGCCGCAGGATGCCAgcctcagcagcagtggcaacAGCGTGGGCATGGACAGCGAGGTTGTCCTGCAGCCCCCGGCGCGCTTCGGACACACCGCCGTCCTTTACAAAGACTCCCAGATTCTCATCTTCGGCGGCAAGTCGAGCGAGGAGCACTACTTCAACGATGTCTACCAATACgacgcgtcggcgcggcgctggagctgccTACAGGAAGAGTGCATCGACgaggtcgcggcggcggcggtgggcgcCAGCGAGCAGGGAAGCGCCAGTCCGTCGTACGCGtccgcgccgcctgcgtcgccgtccttctcctccccgACCGCGTCCCCTCTGGCGTCGATGCGATGGGTCGAAGCAGCCATAGTGGCGGTACCTCTTGccgaagcggcagcaacagatGCGCCTTCACCCCACTACAGCGGCTCTGccaacaacagcggcagcgaggagagcagcgccacccggcgctgcgcggccagcgcgggcagccgccacggcagTACTTCCAGACAGTGCAACTCCCTCTCGGAGGCGGGGGTgagacggcgtcggcgtcccGCCGGACGAGTcggccacgccgctgcgctgtACCAGGATACGATGTACATCCTCAGTGGGGAGCAGCTGGGACGCTACTTTGATGACATGTGGGCGCTGGACATTCCTAGCCTGACCTGGAACAAGGAGTGCGGACTGCCCTTCTCGCCGCGCAAGGGGCACACGATGCACCTGCTCCCCGCCGACTTCACCGCCACCCGCGCCCGCCAAGACATGCTGGTCGTGTTCGGCGGCCTCGTGAAGGCGTCGCGTGTGCGGCCGCGCCCTGCTGACCCGGAGCTGCCCACGCGCAACCAAGGCGACACGGACTTCGCCTGCGCACCAACgaacgcggtgctgctctactacccgatgcagcggcgatggtgtCAGCTGAAGACGTGCGGCGAGCAACCCTCCGCGCGCTTTTACCACGTCTCCCAGCTCGTCACCGGAACGGCGCTCCTGCTCGTGTTCGGCGGGCGCTCCGCCACTCCGGCGCAGACGGGTgacggcactgctgctgccactgaaGGTGCGTTTCTTAACGATCTGCACATCCTCGACGTGTCTACAGGGTTTTGGCGCCACATCCGAGATGTCACCGGCGATATCCCGTCgccgcgcatgtgcgccgcGAGTGTTTTCGTGAACGAAACGTTTGGCGTGtttgccggcggcggcgacacgtACTGCGAGGATGCCTTTGAGTTTTCCCTGCAGAgccgtcggtggcggcgcctgAAGCCGAACAACCAGCCGGCGTGCTCGCGCCCTACCGTCACCTACACGAAGGACCGCCTCGTCTTCTTTGGCGGTTTCGCACCACGGACTGGCGTCATGAGCTGCACGATGGAACTCTGCCTTTCCCCGCTGTCGCTCAAGAGCCAGTGCCTGCTGTGGTGGAGTCGATGCGCCTTCGAGAAGCACATCCGCTCCTGCACGAAGAGCCGCGcggcggagatggaggaTAAGGTGACTGTGGCAGCCGCGATGGAGCGCAACGGGAGCGGCTGGTGCACCGGCTGTGGTGGGCAAGTGACGCTGCAGTGCAGCCCTGCTGCGACAGCTCACAGCAGCCCCATCGCGACACCGCGATCGTGGGGCGTCAGCCGTGGGTTCCGCCGCCCAgctccgctgcgcgtgcCAAGCTTTGACCAAAGCGGCACGGTATCAGCGGCAGCCCCGGCATGGGGTGGAgggccgccagcggcacagTCGTCCGCCCGGGGCGCTCTAACGCTGTCCCCGACACCGTCGTActcgccgtcatcgccggcTGTCTTCTCGCCTCTCGCAGGTGGCCCGAAGTTGACGCCGTCGTGGCAAGACGCAGCCGGCAGCAACACGAACCTcacaggcggcggcacagtCCATGCGTCGGGCTGTGGTGgaacggcgacggtgctctGCTCGCCCGCCTCCGTTGCACCGCCGGCACAAAACCTTTTTCCCTCTCGCCCCGGCACGGTGATGGGCTCGTCGTGCAGCCCCAGTCAGGCTGGGAGCCCGGCGACCGtttccgctgccgcctcaaCCTCACAGGCGCATCTCTGGCCTAACATGGCCCTTGGCAGCGtcgtgtgtggcggcggaggcggcagcagcagcaacaccggcAGCGCTATAGCGCACCCCCGCGGCAACGCTGCAGTCGCGATGGCGGACGCAGACGTGATGACGGGAGCCGCCGACGGCACGCGATGGTGCTCCGCCCCGTCCCCCGccgtccccctctctcactcgaTGGCAACCGCATTGTTTTGCTCTGCGCCTTCACCTTCCCATACGGCAGCCCCGGGCAGGTCGTCGCTTCCGCCGCCCGTGACCGCCACGGCGGAGCAGCCCGCGTCGGCGTGCTTCATCGCTAACTGCgctcgccacctcggcggcTACGTAGCGGCATCCTTTCCCCGCCTCACCAGGTGCAGCTCAAATCaagcgcctccgccagcccACGCCGGAGGGCcctcaccagcagcggcggtcgtGAGCAGCGGGCGCAGGGGTGGCAGTGGAAGCTGGTGTTTCTCTCTGCATATGCGGTCACCGGCCAGTCCGTTGCAAGGGCGCGCGATGCGCGTGGATGCTACGCTTCCTGGTCCCTCGCCGTCCCCACAGCCAGCGTACGACTCCAGCGCTGGAGTCGTCGGGTACCGGCAGTCTTCGCCGTTCGTGCGCCGCTCCAACAGTATCCCCAACGGCGGCGGTTCCGCCTTCGTCAtccctcagcagcagctgcacacgtcGACGCAGCTCGCCGAATCCACCTCTagccgcgcctcctcggctcACAGCACGCGCTCGGCATCGACGATGTCGGCTGCCCATCTTCCGAATACCTACGCGAAGCATACGATCCAAAGGCTGGAGGGGATGACCGGGCCATACCTACTCCAGGCCCTGGCAGCCAGGTTGAAGCGGCatgaggcggaggcgagcaCGGACAAGCGGTCACTTtag
- a CDS encoding putative ubiquitin-activating enzyme, whose protein sequence is MLNSALYERTQILIGDDGIRSLQNTNIFLAGTGGVGGHCAEALVRAGVGSITIVDYDVVTSSNKNRQLIALDSTIGKSKVEELARRLRDINRHCNIVVLDAFITAEDVEEVLSRQRYDFVVDCIDSVTCKVALLAAAVKLKIRAYSSCGAGGRLDPSLVSIGDLFSTENDGLARASRSIAQARRWARDITVVHSSEKGIPPLEPQRQEAGGRDRSMNGTISYMPPLFGLMLASAVLRCAVDPAAHDAEVERRQKRERKEQKRALKKRRKETPPTT, encoded by the exons ATGCTCAACTCGGCCCTCTACGAGCGCACGCAAATCCTGATTGGAGATGACGGAATTCGGTCGCTGCAGAACACGAATATCTTCCTCGCTGGCACAGGTGGCGTTGGCGGTCACTGCGCCGAGGCTCTTGTGCGGGCCGGCGTTGGCAGCATCACCATTGTCGATTACGATGTTGTGACTTCGTCAAACAAGAACAGGCAACTGATCGCCCTTGATAGCACGATCGGCAAGAGCAAGGTGGAGGAGCTTGCGCGGCGCCTGCGGGACATCAACCGGCACTGCAACATCGTCGTCCTTGACGCCTTCATCACAGCCGAAGACGTTGAGGAGGTGCTCTCGCGCCAGCGGTACGACTTCGTGGTGGATTGCATTGACAGCGTGACTTGCAAGGTGGCTCttctcgctgccgcagtgaAGCTGAAAATACGCGCCTACTCCTCCTGCGGCGCGGGCGGCCGGCTCGATCCGTCGCTCGTCTCCATCGGCGACCTGTTCTCGACGGAGAATGACGgactcgcgcgcgcgtcgcgcagcaTTGCGCAAGCACGGCGTTGGGCCCGG GACATTACCGTCGTGCACAGCTCGGAGAAGGGTATACCGCCACTGGAGCCACAGCGGCAGGAAGCCGGTGGCCGTGATCGATCCATGAACGGGACGATTAGCTACATGCCACCTCTCTTTGGACTCATGCTAGCGTCGGCGGTACTGCGGTGCGCGGTCGACCCGGCGGCACAcgacgccgaggtggagcGACGACAGAAGCGTGAGCGCAAGGAGCAAAAACGGGCGCTCAAGAAGCGCCGCAAAGAGACGCCACCCACGACGTAG
- a CDS encoding putative DNAJ domain protein, giving the protein MRSLTTRRCVALGLLGLLLVICLRHEPAGVTALVATSTRHTALYKDLGVAAGASKEEIKKAFRAFTRQHHPDLKETFQEKEDAKAAMAKVLRAYEVLSDDKKKSAYDESGIIPGEAPNLEEMTANELFEYYHQSSPIFSKSPTLKSLTQLRRLQEFRGGRVFLIQVYDDTQCKNCRYYSAAWEMLYQSSLVEAGVLEMYRIDALSEEGSPLLAHLGIRYRKEPYVLAIVDGEAWTLYSIAEAMKQRNHNRAFHSLLEFVMSFFYDVFQQTRSLEVTQLEDILTFLRAPRSVKQPLRALLPTINAESIPVALQMRYNQVEVRSVPREFLLEFVEEYCEMEIGVKDRFGESVPMAEFIVVSTEALPMPPKDVTETSDTAALEAETEASTPQKSCRLVHIGAAVALTYRKASRFMEDHLPERHVGMKGLRYAGATDFLQVCRDNCVVWMREDCAEAPDAHVAALMANDYLSFKTGYWCMEEERRLAEVLSKAGVWTATSKSMAASPSALVAFVGGNDSVTYQLVSLQAKAPEELTAQDIYTALSTLVGNAEESEDGSEAARVAAPIPSHLPQPVASLLATDGFPISRKQRLYIQAMTIYTFAAPLVSNSWPFFMMYLVHRFVLNRNKPEAEEEARKKREESAAAAANGVSSANEASAAPVRRRIRKPQPRVGPYNPRDMKWAKEEKGFLLLLVEDGLAAGALPLPRLALDEPFTVRVLGTGQGKWRQWILEHKPAAPEGAAEKLPEAERQISLMAIRKTRMKALVKSDAQTIDAFLRDLLDGTKNPSEELPSWAYDE; this is encoded by the coding sequence ATGCGCTCCCTCACGACAAGGCGGTGCGTGGCATTGGGGTTGCTTGGACTTCTGCTCGTCATATGCCTGAGACATGAGCCGGCAGGCGTGACGGCACTGGTCGCTACGAGCACCCGTCACACCGCCTTATACAAGGACCTCGGCGTGGCGGCTGGAGCCAGCAAGGAGGAAATCAAGAAGGCCTTCCGTGCATTCAcccgccagcaccaccccGACCTGAAGGAAACCTTCCAGGAGAAGGAGGATGCCAAGGCAGCCATGGCGAAGGTGCTGCGTGCCTACGAGGTGCTGTCGGACGACAAGAAGAAGTCCGCGTACGACGAGTCGGGCATAATCCCTGGCGAGGCCCCAAACTTGGAGGAGATGACGGCCAACGAGCTCTTCGAGTACTACCACCAGTCTTCGCCCATCTTCTCGAAGTCGCCGACGCTGAAGAGCctgacgcagctgcgtcgtctGCAAGAGTTCCGCGGTGGTCGTGTCTTTTTGATTCAGGTCTACGACGATACCCAATGCAAAAACTGCCGTTACTACAGCGCCGCGTGGGAGATGCTGTACCAGTCCAGTCTGGTGGAGGCTGGCGTGCTGGAGATGTATCGCATTGATGCCCTAAGTGAGGAGGGCAGTCCACTGCTCGCCCACCTCGGCATCCGTTACCGTAAAGAGCCATATGTGCTCGCCATCGTGGACGGCGAAGCCTGGACGCTTTATAGCATTGCGGAGGCCATGAAGCAGCGCAACCACAACCGCGCCTTCCACAGCCTGCTTGAGTTCGTGATGTCTTTCTTCTACGACGTCTTTCAGCAAACGAGGTCACTGGAGGTAACGCAGCTGGAGGACATCCTCACGTTCCTGCGTGCCCCGCGGTCCGTCaagcagccgctgcgtgcgctgctgcccacgATCAACGCCGAGTCGATtccggtggcgctgcagatgcGCTACAACCAGGTCGAAGTCCGCAGTGTGCCGCGCGAATTTCTGCTCGAGTTCGTGGAGGAGTACTGCGAGATGGAGATCGGCGTGAAAGACCGCTTCGGCGAGAGCGTCCCGATGGCGGAGTTCATTGTTGTGTCGACGGAGGCGTTGCCTATGCCGCCCAAGGACGTGACCGAAACCAGCGACACGGCAGCGTTGGAGGCGGAAACCGAGGCGTCGACACCGCAGAAGAGCTGCCGCCTTGTGCAcatcggcgctgcggtggcgctcacCTACAGGAAAGCCTCAAGGTTTATGGAAGACCACCTGCCGGAGCGGCACGTGGGCATGAAGGGCCTCCGCTACGCCGGCGCGACGGACTTCCTGCAGGTGTGCCGTGACAACTGCGTGGTTTGGATGCGCGAAGACTGCGCGGAGGCCCCAGACGCACACGTGGCGGCCCTCATGGCAAACGACTACCTCTCCTTCAAGACCGGCTACTGGTGCATGGAGGAGGAACGCAGGCTGGCCGAGGTTCTGAGCAAGGCCGGTGTGTGGACGGCGACGTCCAAGAGCATGGCCGCGTCTCCCTCAGCTCTCGTCGCCTTCGTCGGCGGCAACGACAGCGTCACCTACCAGCTCGTGTCCCTGCAAGCCAAAGCGCCAGAGGAGCTCACAGCGCAGGACATATACACCGCCCTGTCGACGCTGGTGGGCAACGCCGAGGAATCCGAGGACGGCAGTGAGGCGGCCAGGGTCGCGGCGCCGATCCCGTCGCACCTCCCGCAGCCCGTCGCCAGCCTCCTCGCCACAGACGGTTTCCCGATCTCCCGCAAGCAGCGTCTCTACATACAGGCCATGACCATCTATACCTTTGCAGCCCCGCTGGTGTCCAACTCGTGGCCGTTCTTCATGATGTACCTAGTCCACCGCTTCGTCCTGAACCGCAACAAGCCAGAGGCCGAAGAGGAGGCAAGGAAGAAGCGCGAGgagtctgccgccgccgccgccaacggtGTCTCGAGCGCGAATGAGgcatccgcagcgccggtgcgtcGTCGCATCCGCAAACCGCAGCCGCGGGTCGGCCCGTACAATCCGCGCGACATGAAGTGGgccaaggaggagaagggcttcCTGCTCTTACTCGTGGAGGACGGCTTGGCAGCCGGGGCTCTGCCGCTCCCCCGTCTTGCCTTGGACGAGCCCTTCACCGTGCGCGTCCTCGGCACCGGACAGGGCAAGTGGCGCCAGTGGATCCTCGAGCACAAGCCGGCCGCTCCGGAAGGTGCGGCGGAGAAGCTTCCAGAGGCGGAGCGCCAGATCTCCCTCATGGCCATCCGCAAGACTCGCATGAAGGCCCTTGTCAAGTCGGACGCGCAGACGATCGATGCCTTTCTGCGTGACCTCCTCGACGGTACAAAGAACCCGAGCGAGGAGCTGCCGTCGTGGGCGTATGACGAGTAG